Part of the Paenibacillus sp. FSL R7-0273 genome is shown below.
TAACGACAATGGCTACCGGCTCTACAGCGAAAAAGAGATCCTGCGGCTGCAGCAAATCGCTGTACTGAAAAATATGCATTTTAAGCTGAGTGAGATTGCGGCTATTCTCCATAAGGGAGATGTCACTCCTAATGACGTTACTGTATGGAGCCAAGCGCTGGAAGAACAGCTCGCAGTCGTAAGGCAGCAGCAGGACAACTTGCAAAAGGTCGAGCATTTGCTGTATTCTACGCAGTACGCTATGCGGGCAAGTGGACAAGTGGATATTGAAAAAATACTTCAGTTTATCCGCGAACTGGAGCAGCCTTCTCAGGGATTGAACATGCGGCAGCAGGTTTTCACTCCGGAAGAATTGAAGCTGCTGCCGCTAAATAAATTCGACGATCCCCTGGCTATGGAATGGGCCGACATTCTTAGAGAGGTCCTGGCGCTTAAGGGAGAGCCCCCCGATTCGGCGGCGGCGCAGCAGCTTGCCGCCCGTATTATTGATTATGCCGGCGAGACGTTCAATGGAGACGAGCAGCTCACTTTAAAGTTTTGGCAGTACATAGCACCCCCGGATAATCAGTCGGAAAGGGTATACGGTATGACAACGGAAGTTATGCAGTATATAGATCGCATTGTAGATATTTACTTGGGAGAAGTGAAATGATATGAATTGCCTGTTCAGAGCACCGGCGTATTTGGGATATAACTGACGGATGCAATAGGGACAAATATCGTGAGTGAACTGCAGAGAAAGCTGCCGCATCATATTTTAACAGAACAACAGGGCAGTAATCTCTATTATAGATGAGAGTTGCTGCCCTGTTGTTTTTTTCTTTAACCTAAAACTGATTTTATGGAGGAAGGTTCAGATGATTTTTAAATCTCCTGGGGGCTCCATTTTTCCGTATCATTACAAGGGCGGAGAGATACACTGTTTGAAGTACGGAAGCTTTCATACCGATAGCAATTCCTTGTTTGAGTTAATGAAAGCGGAGGAGGCGTTTATTTTAGGGCAGCCTAAGCGTCTTGCTGTATGGGTGGATTTATATGAAACACAGCTTACGAAGGAAGTCATGCTTGAATTTGCAGGGAATATGACCCGGCTGGAGCCTCGCATCAGAAAGCTGGCGGTCGTCGGAAATTATTTCAGCAGACATCGGCTTCACAGGTATTTACGCAAACATGCTGACCCATTTACGGCTCCGATCCAGTACTACGATGATCCTGAGGAAGCAAAGACGTGGCTGGTGATGTAGTTAGTTTTAGATGGTAAGTGTATTAAGTATAAAATAAATTGTGTAAAATATTATTGTTGGTGATATAATATGCGTACAATTGACTTTTGGAGGGGAATTACATGACAATAAGTGTGGTGCTGGTTGCGGTTATTGCTTTGCTGCATATCTACATACTCTATCTTGAAATGTTCCTGTGGGCGACACCGAAGGGGCAGAAGGCCTTTGGCACTACGGCTCAGGCGGCACAGGATTCGAAGGGGCTCGCTTTTAACCAGGGACTGTATAACGGGTTTCTGGCAGCGGGGCTGATCTGGGGGATTTTCTATCCGGATGCAGCTGTGGGCCAGCATATCCAGTTGTTTTTTCTCAGCTGCGTGCTGATTGCCGGAATTGTCGGCAGCCTGACAGCCAAGAGATCCATTTTGTATATTCAATCCGTACCTGCATTGATCGCCATTATTGCCGTTCTCATGAAGTGGTAATTCTGTGTGATAAAAAAACTCCCCGTTCACAGCTTATAGGGCTGTTACAGGGAGTTTTTTGCATTGTCAACGGTACATGAATTAGTCCAGCAGCTTGGCTATATCGGCTTCAATCTGGTCAGGGGTGGTGGAAGGGGCAAACCGCTT
Proteins encoded:
- a CDS encoding MerR family transcriptional regulator; this translates as MYTVGQLSKLTGVSARTLHYYEKLGLLLPTRNNDNGYRLYSEKEILRLQQIAVLKNMHFKLSEIAAILHKGDVTPNDVTVWSQALEEQLAVVRQQQDNLQKVEHLLYSTQYAMRASGQVDIEKILQFIRELEQPSQGLNMRQQVFTPEELKLLPLNKFDDPLAMEWADILREVLALKGEPPDSAAAQQLAARIIDYAGETFNGDEQLTLKFWQYIAPPDNQSERVYGMTTEVMQYIDRIVDIYLGEVK
- a CDS encoding STAS/SEC14 domain-containing protein; the protein is MKYGSFHTDSNSLFELMKAEEAFILGQPKRLAVWVDLYETQLTKEVMLEFAGNMTRLEPRIRKLAVVGNYFSRHRLHRYLRKHADPFTAPIQYYDDPEEAKTWLVM
- a CDS encoding DUF1304 domain-containing protein, with amino-acid sequence MTISVVLVAVIALLHIYILYLEMFLWATPKGQKAFGTTAQAAQDSKGLAFNQGLYNGFLAAGLIWGIFYPDAAVGQHIQLFFLSCVLIAGIVGSLTAKRSILYIQSVPALIAIIAVLMKW